A single region of the Rathayibacter rathayi genome encodes:
- a CDS encoding TPM domain-containing protein, giving the protein MPARPHPTLSSRQLPALVALVIAAALALVPSTAAVAESPVAFSSSPVLDAAGVLSPAETAEIEQASSVLYDQHRVQLFVAFVGTFTDPADRTAWADETATRNGLGTDDVLLAVAVDARQYQVSVAQGFALDEGQVSSLQTDDIEPRLAAGDWAGAAVAAADGIGQRLDAPTAGESLGTGLLIALGVLAALVVIGLVVLLLVRRARRRRAQEAVEASIDELASRAGSALVHADDAVRTSEQEVGFAEAQFGADATGAFREALVTAKRLLGEAFSLQQRLDDAEPETDQERRDGYQRILQLCADAEQTLDERAAAFEELRDLEKNAAQVAAALAARATEVGDRLPSTRALLVDLAARYAPTAFEDVSDDADQAEDRLHFTRDQLAAAQQAMQAGDSGRAAVLLRAGQQAAEQASGLADAVATRRTELQRAEASLAGRLTEIRADVAQGRALAASGDQESAAQAQTVATAVASTEAALDDVERAAGAQPHDPLALLEALTAADATIDAAVGGFRDAQAQRERERAALGAELTAAHSRVSAAEDFIAARRGAVGSQARTRIAEAARSAEYAERMAATDPREALASAQRASSLAQQALERARADAGSYSAPNAAGSPYGGDTAGAFLGGILVESLLGGGRRGGYRSGGFGGGGSSRRSGGGGFGGGRSGGGRRGGGGRF; this is encoded by the coding sequence ATGCCGGCGAGACCCCACCCCACCCTGAGTTCCCGGCAACTGCCGGCGCTCGTGGCCCTTGTGATCGCCGCGGCCCTTGCGCTGGTCCCCTCGACCGCGGCGGTGGCCGAGTCGCCCGTCGCCTTCTCCTCCTCCCCCGTGCTCGACGCGGCCGGCGTGCTGAGTCCGGCTGAGACCGCCGAGATCGAGCAGGCTTCGAGCGTCCTCTACGACCAGCACCGCGTGCAGCTCTTCGTCGCCTTCGTCGGCACCTTCACCGATCCGGCGGATCGCACCGCATGGGCCGACGAGACCGCGACCCGCAACGGGCTGGGCACCGACGACGTCCTCCTGGCCGTCGCGGTCGACGCCCGCCAGTACCAGGTGTCGGTCGCGCAGGGCTTCGCCCTCGACGAGGGGCAGGTCTCCTCGCTCCAGACCGACGACATCGAGCCCCGGCTCGCCGCGGGCGACTGGGCAGGAGCCGCGGTGGCGGCGGCCGACGGCATCGGGCAGCGGCTGGACGCTCCTACCGCCGGCGAGTCCCTCGGCACGGGGCTGCTGATCGCGCTCGGCGTGCTCGCGGCCCTGGTCGTGATCGGACTCGTCGTGCTGCTCCTCGTCCGCCGCGCGCGGCGTCGCCGGGCCCAGGAGGCGGTGGAGGCCTCGATCGACGAGCTCGCGTCCCGCGCGGGCTCGGCCCTCGTCCACGCCGACGACGCCGTCCGCACCAGCGAGCAGGAGGTCGGCTTCGCGGAGGCACAGTTCGGCGCCGACGCGACCGGCGCGTTCCGCGAGGCGCTGGTCACCGCGAAGCGCCTGCTCGGCGAGGCTTTCAGTCTGCAGCAGCGACTCGACGACGCCGAGCCGGAGACGGATCAGGAGCGCCGCGATGGCTACCAGCGCATCCTCCAGCTCTGCGCCGACGCCGAGCAGACGCTCGACGAACGCGCGGCCGCCTTCGAGGAGCTGCGCGACCTCGAGAAGAACGCCGCGCAGGTCGCCGCCGCGCTCGCGGCCCGCGCCACCGAGGTCGGCGACCGCCTCCCCTCGACCCGCGCCCTGCTCGTCGACCTCGCCGCACGGTATGCGCCGACTGCGTTCGAGGACGTGAGCGACGACGCCGACCAGGCCGAGGACCGGCTCCACTTCACCCGTGACCAGCTCGCCGCCGCCCAGCAGGCGATGCAGGCCGGCGACTCCGGCCGCGCCGCTGTGCTGCTGCGCGCCGGGCAGCAGGCCGCCGAGCAGGCCTCGGGGCTCGCCGATGCCGTAGCCACCCGCCGGACCGAGCTGCAACGGGCGGAGGCGTCGCTCGCCGGCCGCCTCACCGAGATCCGTGCCGACGTGGCGCAGGGTCGCGCGCTCGCCGCTTCCGGCGACCAGGAGTCCGCCGCCCAGGCTCAGACCGTCGCCACCGCCGTCGCCTCGACCGAGGCCGCCCTCGACGATGTCGAGCGCGCGGCCGGCGCGCAGCCGCACGACCCGCTCGCTCTGCTCGAGGCACTCACCGCGGCCGACGCGACCATCGACGCGGCCGTCGGCGGGTTCCGCGACGCCCAGGCCCAGCGCGAGCGCGAGCGGGCCGCCCTGGGCGCCGAGCTCACTGCCGCGCACAGTCGCGTCTCAGCCGCCGAGGACTTCATTGCCGCCCGGCGCGGGGCCGTCGGCTCCCAGGCGCGCACCCGCATCGCCGAAGCCGCCCGCTCCGCCGAGTACGCCGAGCGGATGGCCGCCACCGACCCCCGCGAGGCACTGGCCTCGGCCCAGCGCGCCTCCTCCCTCGCCCAGCAGGCCCTCGAGCGGGCGCGCGCCGACGCGGGCAGCTACTCCGCCCCGAACGCCGCCGGTAGCCCGTACGGCGGGGACACAGCCGGCGCGTTCCTCGGCGGGATCCTGGTCGAGTCGCTGCTGGGCGGCGGGCGCCGCGGCGGCTACCGCTCGGGCGGCTTCGGCGGCGGCGGCTCGTCCCGACGCTCCGGCGGCGGCGGATTCGGCGGGGGACGCAGCGGAGGCGGACGTCGCGGCGGCGGCGGACGCTTCTGA
- a CDS encoding alkene reductase, with translation MDPFSPLTAGDLDLANRIVLAPMTRLRSDEQGVPGAIVAEYYAQRASMGLLISEGVFPSAESKGYPGQPGIETEAQAAGWRSVADAVHAAGGRIVMQLMNGGRVSHTEVTGTDRIVAPSAVAIDGEVHTPSGKKPFPVPHALSTEELAVVRDEFVAAARRAIDAGFDGVEVHGANGYLLHEFLSPASNVRTDQYGGTPAERAAFVVEVTRAIAEEVGAGRVGIRLSPAHNIQDVVETDADDVRATYEAVVDGLAPLGLAYLSVLHAEPAGELVQSLRSRFDGVFIANSGFGSPTSREEATELITDGHADAVAVGRPAIANPDLVERWQGGHPENEVVQETVYGGGAEGYTDYERLSA, from the coding sequence GTGGATCCGTTCTCTCCCCTCACTGCCGGCGACCTCGACCTCGCCAACCGCATCGTTCTGGCGCCGATGACGCGCCTGCGCTCCGACGAGCAGGGCGTGCCCGGCGCGATCGTCGCCGAGTACTACGCCCAGCGCGCGAGCATGGGCCTGCTGATCAGCGAGGGAGTCTTCCCCAGCGCCGAGTCCAAGGGGTACCCCGGCCAGCCCGGCATCGAGACGGAGGCGCAGGCCGCGGGCTGGCGCTCGGTCGCCGACGCCGTGCACGCTGCGGGCGGACGGATCGTCATGCAGCTGATGAACGGCGGCCGCGTCTCGCACACCGAGGTCACCGGCACCGACCGGATCGTCGCCCCGAGCGCCGTCGCTATCGACGGCGAGGTGCACACCCCCTCCGGTAAGAAGCCCTTCCCCGTGCCGCACGCGCTGAGCACCGAGGAGTTGGCGGTCGTGCGGGACGAGTTCGTCGCGGCTGCCCGTCGCGCGATCGACGCGGGCTTCGACGGGGTCGAGGTGCACGGCGCCAACGGCTACCTGCTGCACGAGTTCCTTTCGCCCGCCTCGAATGTGCGCACCGACCAGTACGGCGGGACCCCGGCCGAGCGCGCCGCGTTCGTGGTCGAGGTCACCCGCGCCATCGCCGAGGAGGTCGGCGCCGGACGTGTCGGCATCCGCCTGTCGCCGGCTCACAACATCCAGGACGTCGTCGAGACCGACGCCGACGACGTGCGCGCCACCTACGAGGCCGTGGTCGACGGGCTTGCCCCGCTCGGCCTCGCCTACCTCAGCGTGCTGCACGCCGAGCCGGCCGGCGAGCTGGTCCAGAGCCTCCGCTCGCGCTTCGACGGCGTCTTCATCGCCAACAGCGGCTTCGGCTCGCCGACCAGCCGCGAGGAGGCGACCGAGCTGATCACCGACGGCCACGCCGACGCCGTGGCAGTCGGCCGTCCGGCGATCGCCAACCCTGACCTGGTCGAGCGCTGGCAGGGCGGTCACCCCGAGAACGAGGTCGTCCAGGAGACGGTCTACGGCGGAGGAGCCGAGGGCTATACCGACTACGAGCGCCTCTCGGCGTAG
- a CDS encoding alpha/beta fold hydrolase, producing the protein MTDAAVERAFEDAFGVTIHYRWWPHPAPRAIVQLAHGVGEHSGRYLELAEALIAAGYAVAADDHRGHGRTGLQQHYGDSSRLGLLGPGGLRATEAAILRLTRLLAEESPGVPIVLLGHSWGSLMAQRIVDHDSADYAALVLSGTAYRLPGWMNAGDLTKRHRVPGGLGLEWLSRDPEVWQRFHDDPLTFTTPLAQRIGLVETLRLVGRPQRRSAHPLPLLLLVGADDTLGGERSVRALARAYRRRAGYTDVSVRVYPEARHELFQELNRAEVTADLVEWLGERFPAPSGA; encoded by the coding sequence ATGACCGACGCCGCTGTCGAGAGGGCCTTCGAGGACGCCTTCGGCGTCACCATCCACTACCGCTGGTGGCCGCACCCCGCGCCCCGCGCGATCGTGCAGCTCGCCCACGGCGTCGGCGAGCACTCGGGACGCTACCTCGAGCTGGCGGAGGCGCTCATCGCCGCAGGATACGCCGTCGCGGCCGACGACCACCGCGGCCACGGGCGGACCGGGCTTCAGCAGCACTACGGCGACTCCTCCCGGCTCGGGCTGCTGGGCCCGGGCGGCCTGCGCGCGACGGAGGCGGCGATCCTCCGCCTGACCCGTCTGCTCGCCGAGGAGAGCCCCGGCGTGCCGATTGTGCTGCTCGGCCACTCCTGGGGGTCGTTGATGGCGCAGCGGATCGTCGATCACGACTCAGCCGACTACGCGGCTCTCGTGCTCAGCGGCACGGCCTACCGCCTCCCGGGCTGGATGAATGCGGGCGACCTGACGAAGCGGCACCGCGTTCCCGGCGGCCTCGGGCTCGAGTGGCTCTCGCGCGACCCGGAGGTCTGGCAGCGGTTCCACGACGACCCGCTCACCTTCACCACTCCGCTCGCGCAGCGGATCGGTCTGGTCGAGACCCTGCGGCTGGTCGGGCGCCCACAGCGTCGGTCCGCGCATCCGCTGCCGCTGCTACTGCTGGTAGGCGCCGACGACACCCTCGGCGGCGAGCGCTCGGTGCGCGCGCTCGCCCGGGCCTACCGGCGCCGCGCCGGGTACACGGATGTCTCGGTGCGCGTCTACCCGGAGGCTCGGCACGAACTCTTCCAGGAGCTGAACCGGGCGGAGGTCACGGCCGATCTGGTGGAGTGGCTGGGCGAGCGCTTCCCCGCACCGAGCGGCGCCTAG
- a CDS encoding sensor histidine kinase gives MRFATHVLLLQFATVSAAVLVCAGLVTALSVQQLRGEAEGTALAIARTVAEDPDVRDAVAASSAVPGVPAASELRGGPLEDVAAAVERRTGALFVVITDDQGIRLAHPDEDRLGERVSTSPDEALAGRESISWGTGTLGESARAKVPVFAEGEGRVVGEVSIGFARSSVFTDLPTALLGVLAAAIAGLVLAAVASLFIRRRLLRLTLGLAPEELTSLVQDQAAVLDGVDEGVLALDRDGRVGVCNARAAAILGSDDPTGRALHGRPLAALELPTPLADAIGAALHWTEPPRIGGEEGFVVRSRIVYVDIRRVTRGDRDLGVVVVLRDRTDLAALSRRLDAVGAMTNALRVQRHEFANRLHVVAGLLDAGRTGSARDYLDEVLTRGPLKYPVQHADRLQEPYLQALVGAKGIEAAERGVLLTLGEETLVRGTVIEPEDVATVIGNLIDNAVRAAVEGRRDVRFVEVELLDDGDALFVTVADSGDGVPDPQSLFDRAGAGDSVQDDGRVHGRGFGLPLCREVAARRDGEVWLAHAGGAESGAVLCARLPGAVRPPDQDEDGA, from the coding sequence ATGCGCTTCGCGACGCACGTCCTCCTCCTACAATTCGCCACCGTCTCGGCCGCCGTCCTGGTCTGCGCCGGCCTCGTCACCGCGCTCAGCGTGCAGCAGCTGCGCGGGGAGGCGGAGGGGACGGCGCTCGCCATCGCCCGCACCGTCGCCGAGGACCCCGACGTGCGCGACGCGGTCGCCGCCTCCTCCGCTGTGCCCGGCGTCCCCGCCGCCTCGGAGCTGCGCGGGGGACCGCTCGAGGACGTCGCCGCCGCCGTCGAGCGGCGCACCGGCGCGCTCTTCGTCGTGATCACCGACGACCAGGGCATCCGCCTCGCGCACCCCGACGAGGACCGGCTCGGCGAGCGAGTCTCGACCAGCCCCGACGAGGCGCTCGCCGGGCGCGAGAGCATCTCCTGGGGCACCGGCACGCTGGGGGAGTCGGCGCGGGCGAAGGTGCCGGTCTTCGCGGAGGGCGAGGGGCGTGTCGTCGGCGAAGTCAGCATCGGCTTCGCGCGCTCCAGCGTCTTCACCGACCTGCCGACCGCCCTGCTCGGGGTCCTCGCCGCGGCGATCGCCGGACTGGTGCTCGCCGCGGTCGCCTCCCTGTTCATCCGCCGCCGCCTCCTGCGCCTGACGCTCGGACTCGCGCCGGAGGAGCTGACCTCGCTCGTGCAGGACCAGGCCGCGGTGCTCGACGGGGTCGACGAGGGCGTGCTCGCGCTCGACCGCGACGGGCGGGTCGGCGTCTGCAATGCGCGCGCCGCGGCCATCCTCGGCTCCGACGACCCGACCGGGCGGGCGCTGCACGGCCGACCGCTCGCCGCGCTGGAGCTGCCGACTCCGCTGGCCGACGCGATCGGTGCCGCCCTGCACTGGACCGAGCCGCCCCGGATCGGCGGTGAGGAGGGTTTCGTGGTCCGCTCGCGGATCGTCTACGTCGACATCCGCCGGGTGACCCGCGGCGACCGCGACCTGGGCGTGGTGGTCGTGCTCCGGGACCGCACCGACCTCGCCGCGCTCAGCCGGCGCCTGGACGCCGTCGGCGCGATGACCAACGCGCTCCGCGTGCAGCGGCACGAGTTCGCCAACCGCCTGCATGTGGTCGCGGGCCTACTCGATGCGGGGCGGACGGGCTCGGCGCGCGACTACCTCGACGAGGTGCTGACCCGCGGGCCGCTGAAGTACCCGGTGCAGCACGCCGACCGGTTGCAGGAGCCGTACCTCCAGGCGCTGGTCGGGGCGAAGGGGATCGAGGCCGCCGAGCGTGGCGTGCTGCTGACGCTCGGCGAGGAGACGCTCGTGCGCGGCACCGTCATCGAACCGGAGGATGTTGCGACGGTGATCGGGAACCTCATCGACAACGCGGTGCGCGCGGCGGTCGAGGGGCGGCGCGACGTGCGCTTCGTCGAGGTCGAGCTGCTGGACGACGGCGACGCTCTTTTCGTGACGGTCGCCGACTCCGGCGACGGGGTGCCCGATCCGCAGTCGCTGTTCGACCGGGCGGGCGCGGGCGACTCGGTGCAGGACGACGGGCGCGTGCACGGCCGAGGTTTCGGGCTGCCGCTGTGCCGGGAGGTCGCCGCACGGCGCGACGGCGAGGTCTGGCTGGCACACGCCGGCGGAGCGGAGTCGGGGGCCGTGCTCTGCGCGCGCCTCCCGGGAGCGGTGCGGCCGCCGGACCAGGACGAAGACGGAGCATGA
- a CDS encoding CitMHS family transporter, translating to MILAFMALIMTKRLTPMVALIVVPTIFGLFAGAGLGIGDLVLEAIGNLAPTAALLMFAIMYFGIMIDVGLFDPLIRFIVRALGDDPAKVVLGTALLAGAVSLDGDGSTTFIVTTAAMLPIYLRLGMNPVVLTCVAGLANGTLNIVPWGGPTVRAAAALQVSPSEIFVPMLPSLAVGLAVTLVFAWFLGLGERRRLGSLALAEPMLEQELVGAGRGSSFRSGGARASGARTGGLVALTGGIRTIARERFSFLRGPEALRGAQVAVAARVQADDPDTAMADSMLDPERETLRPKLIWVNLVLTLTVMTLLVADILPLPYVFMVGSAIALLINFPTMKDQASEIVKHAPSIVGVVSMVLAAGVLIGVLNGTGMVDAMAQWVVAVIPPALGPFLAVITGVLSIPMTFFMSNDAFYYGILPVLSESAANYGISPVEMARASITGQPVHLQSPLVPAILLLVSLAAVNLGDHHRKVLWRAVIVSLVMLAVGVLVGSVPFG from the coding sequence ATGATCCTGGCCTTCATGGCCCTGATCATGACCAAGCGGCTGACGCCGATGGTCGCCCTGATCGTCGTGCCGACGATCTTCGGCCTCTTCGCCGGGGCCGGTCTCGGGATCGGCGACCTGGTGCTCGAGGCGATCGGCAACCTCGCACCCACGGCCGCGCTGCTGATGTTCGCGATCATGTACTTCGGGATCATGATCGACGTCGGCCTCTTCGATCCGCTGATCCGCTTCATTGTCCGCGCGCTCGGCGACGACCCGGCGAAGGTCGTCCTCGGCACGGCACTGCTCGCCGGAGCGGTCTCGCTCGACGGCGACGGCTCGACCACCTTCATCGTCACCACCGCCGCGATGCTGCCGATCTACCTCCGCCTGGGGATGAACCCGGTCGTGCTGACCTGCGTCGCTGGCCTGGCCAACGGCACGCTCAACATCGTCCCCTGGGGCGGACCGACGGTGCGCGCCGCCGCGGCCCTGCAGGTCTCGCCGAGCGAGATCTTCGTACCGATGCTTCCCTCGCTCGCGGTGGGCCTGGCCGTCACGCTCGTCTTCGCCTGGTTCCTCGGACTCGGCGAGCGCCGCCGCCTCGGCTCGCTCGCGCTGGCCGAGCCGATGCTCGAGCAGGAGCTCGTCGGCGCTGGTCGCGGCTCGTCCTTCCGCTCCGGCGGGGCCCGCGCGAGCGGCGCCCGCACCGGCGGCCTGGTGGCGCTGACCGGAGGCATCCGCACCATCGCCCGGGAGCGTTTCTCCTTCCTCCGCGGCCCCGAGGCCCTGCGCGGGGCCCAGGTAGCGGTCGCCGCCCGCGTGCAGGCCGACGACCCCGACACCGCGATGGCCGACTCGATGCTGGACCCGGAGCGCGAGACGCTGCGCCCGAAGCTGATCTGGGTGAATCTGGTCCTGACCCTCACCGTGATGACGTTGCTCGTCGCCGACATCCTGCCGCTGCCCTACGTCTTCATGGTCGGCTCGGCGATCGCCCTGCTGATCAACTTCCCGACGATGAAGGACCAGGCGTCCGAGATCGTCAAGCACGCGCCCAGCATCGTCGGCGTCGTGTCGATGGTGCTCGCGGCGGGCGTGCTGATCGGCGTGCTCAACGGCACGGGCATGGTCGATGCGATGGCCCAGTGGGTCGTCGCGGTGATCCCGCCGGCTCTCGGCCCGTTCCTCGCCGTGATCACGGGCGTGCTGAGCATCCCGATGACGTTCTTCATGTCGAACGACGCCTTCTACTACGGCATCCTCCCCGTGCTCTCCGAGAGCGCCGCCAACTACGGCATCTCGCCGGTCGAGATGGCCCGTGCGTCGATCACCGGCCAGCCGGTGCACCTGCAGAGCCCGCTGGTGCCGGCGATCCTCCTGCTCGTCTCCCTCGCCGCGGTGAACCTCGGCGACCACCACCGCAAGGTGCTGTGGCGCGCGGTGATCGTCTCGCTGGTCATGCTGGCCGTCGGCGTGCTCGTGGGGTCCGTCCCCTTCGGCTGA
- a CDS encoding response regulator encodes MSAETVRERTVLVVDDDFRVAQLHADLVDARQGLAALAPVHTARAARAAVAEHTPDLLLLDVHLPDQSGIALLRELDTDAFVVSAAADGETVRRALHAGALGYLIKPFEARLLGERLDAYVRFRNVLREDRAADQEAVERALRILHSGDASAAQPSRSATEQLVLARLAESGAELSALDVAERAGISRATAQRYLSGLASRGLVEMTLSYGTTGRPEHRYRAS; translated from the coding sequence ATGAGCGCAGAGACGGTGCGAGAGCGCACGGTGCTGGTGGTCGACGACGACTTCCGGGTTGCCCAGCTGCACGCGGACCTGGTGGACGCGCGGCAGGGTCTGGCGGCGCTGGCTCCGGTGCATACGGCCCGGGCGGCGCGGGCGGCCGTCGCCGAGCACACCCCCGACCTGCTGCTGCTCGATGTGCACCTGCCGGATCAGAGCGGCATCGCACTGCTGCGCGAACTCGACACCGACGCATTCGTGGTGAGCGCCGCCGCCGACGGCGAGACGGTGCGTCGGGCCCTGCACGCGGGGGCGCTCGGCTACCTGATCAAGCCGTTCGAGGCGCGTCTGCTCGGCGAGCGTCTCGACGCCTACGTGCGGTTCCGGAACGTGCTGCGGGAGGATCGCGCCGCCGATCAGGAGGCAGTGGAGCGGGCCCTGCGGATCCTGCACTCGGGCGACGCCTCCGCCGCGCAGCCGTCACGCTCGGCGACCGAGCAGTTGGTCCTCGCTCGATTGGCCGAGTCGGGTGCTGAGCTCTCGGCCCTCGACGTGGCCGAGCGCGCCGGGATCTCGCGCGCCACCGCCCAGCGCTACTTGTCCGGTCTCGCGAGCCGCGGCCTCGTCGAGATGACCCTCAGCTACGGCACCACCGGCCGCCCGGAGCACCGGTACCGCGCTTCGTGA
- a CDS encoding TSUP family transporter, with translation MLTFTEDLGLPVLALMILAAFAAGWIDAVVGGGGLLQLPALLLVPGISPVQALATNKLASVFGTTTSAITYYRRAKPDLRTALPMAAVALAGSYSGATLAGLLPAAVFKPIIVIALIVVAVVTIARPALGSVTVLKHAGRRHLVTAAVLGLLIGFYDGLIGPGTGTFLIIALITALGYDFLLASAKAKIVNVATNLGALLYFVPGGQVIWLLGLAMGAANVAGAYLGSRLAVARGSRFIRVAFLVVVGALILKVGSDVWTENLAPLL, from the coding sequence ATGCTGACCTTCACCGAGGATCTCGGCCTCCCCGTCCTGGCGCTGATGATCCTCGCCGCCTTCGCGGCCGGCTGGATCGACGCGGTGGTGGGCGGCGGCGGCCTGCTCCAACTCCCCGCCCTCCTCCTCGTGCCCGGCATCTCGCCCGTGCAGGCGCTCGCCACGAACAAGCTCGCGTCGGTGTTCGGCACGACCACCAGCGCGATCACCTACTACCGTCGCGCGAAGCCCGATCTGCGCACCGCGCTGCCGATGGCGGCGGTCGCCCTCGCGGGCAGCTACAGCGGCGCGACGCTGGCGGGTCTGCTCCCGGCCGCGGTGTTCAAGCCGATCATCGTGATCGCGCTGATCGTGGTCGCGGTGGTCACGATCGCGCGTCCGGCCCTCGGCAGCGTCACCGTGCTCAAGCATGCGGGGCGGCGCCACCTCGTCACGGCGGCCGTCCTCGGGCTCCTGATCGGCTTCTACGACGGCCTGATCGGACCGGGCACGGGCACCTTCCTCATCATTGCCCTGATCACCGCCCTGGGCTACGACTTCCTGCTTGCCAGCGCGAAGGCGAAGATCGTCAACGTGGCGACCAACCTCGGCGCCCTGCTCTACTTCGTGCCGGGCGGCCAGGTGATCTGGCTGCTCGGCCTCGCGATGGGCGCCGCGAACGTCGCGGGCGCCTACCTCGGCTCCCGGTTGGCCGTCGCCCGCGGCAGCCGCTTCATCCGCGTCGCGTTCCTCGTCGTCGTCGGCGCCCTCATCCTCAAGGTCGGCTCCGACGTCTGGACCGAGAACCTGGCGCCGCTGCTCTGA
- a CDS encoding lipoate--protein ligase family protein — translation MHGEYKVPGGKLVVVDLDVVDGRFAGFRLAGDFFLEPDTALDDIDRAVIGLPAETDAKSLAAAIRQALPADAILLGFTPEAVAVAIRRSLQQATSWRDYDWRIVHDRAVPPSTHLALDEVLTAAVGEGRREPTLRIWEWDRPAVVIGSFQSLRNEVDLDNAAKYGVDVVRRISGGGAMFMEAGSVVTYSLYVPGALVQGLTFADSYAFLDEWAVSALQSLGIDAVYQPLNDITSPSGKIGGAAQKRLGSGAVLHHVTMSYDIDAEKMVQVLRIGREKLSDKGIASAVKRVDPLRSQTGLSRAEIIERMKETFVQLHGGEAGTLTEEEYAAAEELVRTKYSTPEWLRRVP, via the coding sequence ATGCATGGCGAGTACAAGGTCCCCGGCGGAAAGCTCGTGGTCGTCGACCTCGACGTGGTCGACGGAAGGTTCGCCGGCTTCCGGCTGGCAGGCGACTTCTTCCTCGAGCCCGACACGGCGCTCGACGACATCGACCGGGCGGTCATCGGGCTCCCGGCCGAGACCGACGCGAAGTCCCTCGCCGCCGCCATCCGGCAGGCGCTTCCCGCGGACGCGATCCTCCTCGGCTTCACCCCCGAGGCCGTCGCCGTCGCGATCCGGCGCTCCCTGCAACAGGCCACCAGCTGGCGCGACTACGACTGGCGGATCGTGCACGACCGGGCCGTCCCTCCGTCGACCCACCTGGCGCTCGATGAGGTGCTGACCGCCGCGGTCGGCGAGGGCCGCCGAGAGCCGACGCTGCGGATCTGGGAGTGGGACCGACCCGCCGTCGTGATCGGCAGTTTCCAGTCGCTGCGGAACGAGGTCGACCTCGACAACGCGGCGAAGTACGGCGTCGATGTGGTCCGCCGCATCTCCGGGGGCGGCGCGATGTTCATGGAGGCGGGCAGCGTCGTCACCTATTCGCTCTACGTCCCCGGCGCTCTCGTGCAGGGGCTGACCTTCGCCGACTCCTACGCCTTCCTCGACGAATGGGCGGTGAGCGCGCTGCAGTCGCTCGGGATCGACGCGGTCTACCAGCCGCTCAACGACATCACCTCGCCCTCCGGCAAGATCGGGGGAGCGGCGCAAAAGCGTCTGGGCTCCGGCGCCGTTTTGCACCATGTGACCATGAGCTACGACATCGATGCCGAGAAGATGGTGCAGGTGCTGCGAATCGGACGCGAGAAGCTGTCCGACAAGGGCATCGCCTCCGCTGTGAAGCGGGTCGACCCGTTGCGCAGCCAGACCGGGCTCAGCCGCGCCGAGATCATCGAGCGGATGAAGGAGACGTTCGTGCAGCTGCACGGCGGCGAGGCGGGCACGCTGACCGAGGAGGAGTACGCGGCGGCGGAGGAGCTGGTGCGGACGAAG
- a CDS encoding TerC family protein, translating to MTVSPLLWTLTIVFIVLLLLFDFFFHVRKAHEPTLKESATWSALYVGIAVLFGLGVLVLGGATPGSEYFAGYITEKALSVDNLFVFLIIMASFTVPRADQQKVLLFGIVFALIARTGFIFLGAALINSFAWVFYIFGLILLLTAFNLVKPGDDQAGDNVMVRLAKRLFKTSDQYDGDRFYTHIDGKKVLTPMILVMAAIGGTDILFALDSVPAIFGLTSDVYLVFTATAFSLLGLRQLYFLIDGLLDRLVYLSIGLAAILAFIGVKLILHALHENNLPFINNGEHVEVFEIGTGLSLSVIIGVLAITVIASLVSPKGRRMAAEAAERRRVAAGADVDATH from the coding sequence ATGACCGTGTCGCCCCTGCTCTGGACCCTGACGATCGTCTTCATCGTCCTGCTCCTTCTCTTCGACTTCTTCTTCCACGTCCGCAAGGCGCACGAGCCCACGCTGAAGGAGTCGGCGACCTGGTCGGCGCTCTACGTCGGCATCGCCGTCCTCTTCGGTCTCGGCGTGCTCGTGCTCGGCGGCGCGACTCCCGGCTCCGAGTACTTCGCGGGCTACATCACCGAGAAGGCGCTCTCGGTCGATAATCTGTTCGTCTTCCTGATCATCATGGCGAGCTTCACAGTGCCCCGAGCCGACCAGCAGAAGGTCCTGCTCTTCGGCATCGTCTTCGCACTGATCGCCCGCACCGGCTTCATCTTCCTCGGCGCCGCGCTGATCAATTCGTTCGCCTGGGTGTTCTACATCTTCGGCCTGATCCTGTTGCTGACCGCGTTCAATCTGGTGAAGCCGGGCGACGACCAGGCCGGCGACAACGTGATGGTGCGCCTGGCCAAGCGGCTGTTCAAGACCAGCGACCAGTACGACGGCGACAGGTTCTACACCCACATCGACGGCAAGAAGGTTCTCACGCCGATGATCCTCGTCATGGCGGCGATCGGCGGAACCGACATCCTGTTCGCCCTCGACAGCGTGCCGGCCATCTTCGGCCTGACCAGCGACGTGTACCTCGTCTTCACGGCGACCGCGTTCTCGCTGCTGGGCCTGCGTCAGCTGTACTTCCTCATCGACGGCCTGCTCGACCGCCTCGTCTACCTCAGCATCGGCCTGGCCGCGATCCTCGCCTTCATCGGCGTGAAGCTGATCCTGCACGCGCTGCACGAGAACAACCTGCCGTTCATCAACAATGGTGAGCACGTAGAGGTCTTCGAGATCGGCACCGGCCTCTCCCTCTCAGTCATCATCGGAGTCCTGGCGATCACCGTGATCGCCTCCCTCGTCAGTCCGAAGGGCCGCCGCATGGCTGCCGAGGCCGCCGAGCGCCGCCGCGTCGCCGCGGGCGCGGACGTCGACGCCACGCACTGA